A single genomic interval of Drosophila virilis strain 15010-1051.87 chromosome 2, Dvir_AGI_RSII-ME, whole genome shotgun sequence harbors:
- the tacc gene encoding transforming acidic coiled-coil-containing protein 2 isoform X3: MDFLSKLIKRPNSIVLPETEPAPAPGPSASCSSSAPTAVPSSRPSLSSPTAFITLAMDRCSIDPELDSLFDSAAQDLDSLERQHKDLIDHVDAPVPCPDSAPKSTNSTRETIKQLLSEINFNLDQVTAREMEHLQAMSLELSPLAVKPGPARHSLEQQKALVAAMRSTSQPSTPRDKEQPLLKFTGLPEFDETQIPELAPLSVEMEAQLKSDACAPVLSSTTLKLSEHEYNSDSDVYAECLSLNSGKLSADQSDLEAYSSALNDVLEQQQLSNVTATTLENTLSDAAHNNSCEPMDVDDINETMELLKDVLAPEDRQQLQQQLLDGAMQQEEEAQQPTQQRGMPKVEEQREEAVPKEQSMQQKEAVPKEQSMQQDLKLEQSLKLEQFSKLGQSMLKEQETATSQPIAAPAPIYPTVQQTIPITDLQLEQLVPTASDSDKIKDHLTPNAQTESQPAPAPAPLSPPLPTHQKKQDVEQPVSDSAASAPLSPLQIPEAVPVSAPLQTPDSVEQLLEQPIPQSDAALIAPTLQAPPCQLLPTSPPIPTHRMKTPEELVELLALQVYAQPPEEPQQEADVMASADRHVDELQALPPKPVATVAPVPKQPSPLPALELNISIGSQNGCSGPISPSFPVRSPAESPRHFPRSPHAPAEQEEMQYLEQANIEPAAEPKLCLSGVIARSPLPIQLTVTGSSPEGPLQQPLADNSPLNGTFDSASPESIERAGRPSGASFGVALNTAGGQQRRTFLVRTDPAEQQAAKRLSDSQAYDRGQEENQLNATYAAPLQETPEKQQRRTLSVENLHKEEEQQRGLGSNQMRRTFCMEQDASPALEATEENIMADDLEPMDVDQSIHSVDKKSTGQLTEPQAVSEQQEHQPQLEQLPVQLKRPSIHADVPANVEEQKLSVKEQLSAGDEKEDVYVDHFGAMSPISDDIFKQPQCIGSLASLARGKKGSVTDEQFHDAEFHDGASNNNSSNNAPPIDRSSLLLKFDPLLGAPVPVSQSQQQLQQQEQALLNILSNNNNLTRALSPTLEEHETSGSNQSLTFEPCAKGAAAAAQKDFKPPVDRTRKHAKMSVDVIDNDCNKTFDNSNLNSEEKTNKYNNMDELEKKIKNEVTRSEDIEKKLKDAEQREEALVKRITEKDKTNAKLNGVIEAYEKAIAELIHDKEQLVQNHERQMLEVQTDRDSNYHHLTSLETTFSDLHVKYEKSKEMTSQLKQIEENLLEEKKKLMDKLRQQEQRYEQMKSHAMQQMEIANKKMATLTKEHTDEVKKLKALLKKEEVSRISTAEQLQQKSRENADLLKICEELIYDKGQGGSS; this comes from the exons ATGGATTTCCTATCGAAACTCATAAAGCGACCCAACAGCATTGTGCTGCCAGAGACCGAGCCAGCGCCCGCACCCGGACCCTCGGCCAGTTGCAGTTCCAGTGCCCCAACAGCTGTGCCCAGCTCCAGGCCCTCTTTATCCAGCCCCACTGCGTTCATTACATTAGCCATGGATCGCTGTTCCATTGACCCGGAACTGGATAGTCTATTTGATTCAGCTGCCCAGGATTTGGATAGCCTGGAGCGGCAGCACAAAGATTTGATCGATCATGTGGATGCGCCTGTTCCATGTCCAGACTCTGCACCCAAGTCAACAAACAGCACTAGAGAAACCATCAAACAGCTACTCAGTGAGATTAATTTCAATCTGGATCAAGTAACCGCACGTGAAATGGAACATTTACAGGCAATGAGCCTTGAG CTGAGTCCACTGGCCGTAAAGCCAGGTCCGGCCAGGCACAGCTTGGAGCAGCAGAAAGCGCTGGTCGCGGCAATGCGCTCCACATCGCAGCCGAGCACGCCGCGGGACAAGGAGCAGCCATTGCTCAAGTTCACGGGTTTGCCCGAGTTCGACGAGACCCAAATACCAGAACTGGCGCCGCTCAGCGTCGAAATGGAAG CTCAACTGAAGTCGGATGCATGTGCTCCTGTGCTCAGCTCGACAACGCTTAAGCTGAGCGAGCACGAATACAACTCCGATTCCGATGTTTATGCCGAGTGCCTTTCCCTGAACAGCGGCAAGCTCTCGGCGGACCAGTCCGACCTGGAGGCCTACTCGAGCGCCTTAAATGACGttctggagcagcagcaactgtccAATGTGACAGCAACAACGCTCGAGAATACGCTGAGCGATGCGGCTCATAACAACAGCTGCGAGCCAATGGATGTCGATGATATTAATGAGACAATGGAATTGCTAAAGGATGTGCTCGCACCGGAGGACcgtcagcagctgcagcagcagttgctggaCGGGGCAATGCAGCAGGAAGAGGAGGCTCAGCAGCCGACACAGCAAAGGGGGATGCCAAAAGTAGAGGAACAGCGGGAGGAGGCCGTGCCAAAGGAGCAGTCCATGCAGCAGAAAGAAGCCGTGCCAAAGGAGCAGTCCATGCAGCAGGACTTAAAGCTGGAACAATCCTTAAAGCTGGAACAATTCTCAAAGCTGGGACAATCCATGCTAAAGGAGCAGGAGACAGCCACGTCGCAACCAattgctgctccagctccaaTATATCCAACCGTACAGCAGACGATCCCAATTACGGACCTACAGCTGGAGCAACTAGTACCCACTGCTTCAGATTCAGACAAAATTAAGGATCATCTAACGCCGAATGCACAAACCGAATCGCAGCCAGCTCCTGCCCCGGCTCCGTTATCACCACCATTGCCCACACACCAGAAGAAGCAAGATGTGGAGCAACCAGTTTCAGACTCTGCAGCTTCTGCCCCACTCTCCCCACTGCAGATACCCGAAGCAGTGCCAGTCTCTGCTCCATTGCAGACGCCAGATTCTGTAGAGCAACTGCTGGAGCAGCCCATTCCACAATCTGATGCAGCTCTAATCGCGCCCACATTGCAGGCACCACCATGTCAGCTGTTGCCCACATCGCCGCCCATACCCACACATCGAATGAAGACGCCTGAGGAGCTGGTGGAGCTGTTGGCCTTGCAGGTCTACGCCCAGCCACCTGAAGAGCCACAGCAGGAGGCAGACGTCATGGCGAGTGCAGACAGGCACGTGGACGAGCTGCAAGCGTTGCCGCCCAAGCCCGTGGCAACTGTGGCGCCCGTACCTAAGCAGCCCAGTCCGTTACCAGCACTAGAACTGAATATAAGTATTGGCTCGCAAAATGGCTGCTCTGGGCCGATATCGCCCAGTTTCCCTGTAAGATCACCTGCGGAATCACCGAGGCACTTTCCACGCTCACCGCATGCGCCGGCCGAGCAGGAGGAGATGCAATATCTGGAACAGGCGAACATTGAGCCCGCCGCCGAGCCTAAACTGTGCCTGAGCGGAGTCATAGCCAGGTCGCCGCTACCCATACAATTGACCGTGACGGGCTCCAGCCCTGAGGggccgctgcagcagcccCTCGCTGACAATTCCCCACTCAACGGCACCTTTGACAGCGCCAGTCCGGAGTCGATTGAGAGAGCTGGACGCCCGTCGGGGGCAAGTTTTGGTGTGGCGCTAAATACAGCCGGCGGCCAGCAAAGACGCACCTTCTTGGTAAGAACGGATCCAGCAGAGCAACAGGCGGCCAAGCGGCTCAGCGATTCCCAAGCGTATGATCGCGGCCAGGaggaaaatcaattaaatgccACCTATGCCGCACCACTGCAGGAAACTCCggagaagcagcagcggcgcacTCTTTCCGTGGAGAATCTGCAcaaggaggaggagcagcagcgcgGATTGGGATCAAATCAAATGCGACGCACTTTTTGCATGGAGCAGGACGCATCGCCGGCACTAGAGGCTACCGAGGAGAATATCATGGCTGATGATTTGGAGCCCATGGATGTGGATCAGTCGATCCACAGCGTCGACAAGAAGTCGACAGGACAGCTAACCGAGCCTCAAGCAGTTTCAGAACAGCAAGAGCACCAGccgcagctggagcagctgcccGTCCAACTCAAGCGTCCGTCTATCCACGCAGATGTGCCAGCTAATGTCGAGGAGCAAAAGCTGTCTGTTAAGGAGCAGCTCAGTGCCGGCGATGAAAAGGAGGATGTCTATGTGGATCACTTTGGCGCCATGTCGCCCATTTCCGATGACATCTTCAAGCAGCCACAGTGCATCGGTAGCTTGGCCAGCTTGGCCAGGGGCAAGAAAGGCAGCGTAACCGATGAGCAATTCCATGATGCAGAGTTCCACGACGgagccagcaacaacaaca GCAGCAACAATGCGCCGCCCATCGATCGGAGCTCGTTACTATTGAAATTTGATCCGCTTCTGGGTGCTCCGGTACCAGTAAgtcagtcgcagcagcagctacagcagcaggagcaggcgCTGCTCAACATactcagcaacaacaacaatttaacacGTGCATTGAGTCCCACATTGGAGGAGCACGAGACCAGCGGCAGCAATCAGTCGCTTACATTTGAACCCTGTGCCAaaggagcagcagcggcagctcaaAAGGATTTCAAGCCGCCAGTGGATAGAACAAGA AAGCATGCAAAAATGAGTGTGgatgttatcgataacgattGCAACAAAACCTTCGATAATTCAAA CCTGAACTCGgaggaaaaaacaaacaaatacaacaacatgGATGAACTGgagaaaaaaatcaaaaacgaaGT CACCCGCTCCGAGGACATTGAAAAGAAACTTAAAGATGCCGAGCAACGCGAAGAGGCGCTGGTCAAACGGATTACAGAAAAGGACAAAACAAACGCAAAACTCAA CGGCGTCATTGAGGCCTACGAGAAAGCCATTGCAGAGCTGATCCATGACAAGGAGCAGCTGGTACAAAACCATGAAAGGCAAATGCTGGAAGTGCAAACAGATCGTGATTCGAATTATCATCACTTAACGTCGCTGGAAACGACATTCTCCGATCTCCATGT CAAATATGAAAAGAGCAAGGAGATGACCTCACAACTAAAACAGATAGAGGAGAATCTGCTGGAGGAAAAGAAGAAATTAATGGACAAATTGCGACAGCAAGAGCAGCGATATGAGCAAATGAAAAGCCATGCCATGCAGCAAATggaaat TGCCAACAAAAAGATGGCCACACTTACAAAAGAGCACACGGATGAggtgaaaaaattaaaagctttaCTCAAAAAGGAGGAAGTCTCGCGCATCTCGACGGctgagcagctgcaacaaaagTCACGGGAGAATGCGGATCTGCTCAAGATATGCGAGGAGCTTATCTACGATAAGGGACAAGGTGGTAGTAGTTAA